A segment of the Halovivax limisalsi genome:
TCGGAGCGCAGCCGGGTCCACGCCGTCGCGCAGCGCTTCGACGTTGGCCGCGACGATGTCGGCCAGCCGCTGGTAGTACGCCGGCGTGTGGCCGGCGTTGTGCGGCGTGATCTGGACGTTCTCGAAGGTCCAGAGCGGGTGGTCGGCCGGGAGCGGTTCCGGGTCGGTGACGTCGAGGGAGGCGCCCCGAAGCTGGTGCGACCTGAGCGCCGCGACCAGCGCGTCCGTCGAGACCACCGGACCGCGCGCGACGTTCACCAGGACGGCCGACGAGGGGAGCGTCTCGAACGCCGCCTCGTCGACGAGCTCGCGCGTCTCCGGCGTGAGCGGACAGGCCAGAATCAGGTACTCCGTCCGGGCGAGGACGTCCTGGAACGCATCGTAGCCGACGACCTCGTCGGCCGGGCCGCCCTTCTCCGGCGAGTGGCGGACGCCGACGGTCTCGACGCCGAAGCCGTCCAGGCGTTCGAGTACCGCGGTGCCGATGTC
Coding sequences within it:
- a CDS encoding D-2-hydroxyacid dehydrogenase; this translates as MSDDIDVLLLRRGVHGIPTDEYAAALRERLPDVPVRLARTPADERSMIESATVVSGLDVDEPLLDRAGELKLFAGVYAGTDHLPLDRLAEAGVTVTNASGVHGPNVSEHAIGAVLSFALRFREGRDRQDRREWRSYRTNELYGSTVTVVGMGDIGTAVLERLDGFGVETVGVRHSPEKGGPADEVVGYDAFQDVLARTEYLILACPLTPETRELVDEAAFETLPSSAVLVNVARGPVVSTDALVAALRSHQLRGASLDVTDPEPLPADHPLWTFENVQITPHNAGHTPAYYQRLADIVAANVEALRDGVDPAALRNVVVTGD